A window of Panthera leo isolate Ple1 chromosome D2, P.leo_Ple1_pat1.1, whole genome shotgun sequence contains these coding sequences:
- the LOC122201818 gene encoding olfactory receptor 6C75-like: protein MQEMKDASHTDRPAGMMLWKEMPMEMGNGTTVQEFTLEGFPAIQHLGKVLFLVHLLAYLASITGNAVIVTITCADSRLQTPMYFFLSIFSFFESCFISAVIPKLLVIFLLGRQTISFLACFIQAFVYVYLGATGFFLITVMSVDRYTAICKPLHYPTIMNLKTCFLLATACCVLAFLLITGLIVKVSQLSFCGPNVIPHFFCDLGSLIHLSCSNTRFVEMLAFVIALFIILTSLIITIIAYSNIVVTVVRLPSAKERQKAFSTCSSHFIVLSLIYSSCVFIYVKPKQTNRLDSNREAALVHTVVTPLLNPVIYTLRNKQVHQVLRETMCRMKISRQK from the exons ATGCAGGAAATGAAGGATGCATCTCACACAGACAG ACCAGCAGGGATGATGCTGTGGAAAGAGATGCCCATGGAAATGGGGAACGGGACCACTGTCCAAGAATTCACCTTGGAGGGGTTTCCTGCCATCCAACACCTGGGAAAGGTCCTCTTCCTGGTGCACCTGCTGGCCTACCTGGCATCCATTACAGGCAATGCTGTCATAGTCACCATCACCTGTGCTGACTCCCGGCTCCAGACACCTATGTACTTTTTCCTcagcattttctccttctttgagAGTTGTTTCATAAGTGCTGTTATTCCTAAGTTGCTGGTCATCTTTCTTTTAGGCCGGCAAACCATTTCCTTTCTTGCCTGTTTCATACAAGCCTTTGTGTATGTATACCTCGGAGCCACAGGTTTCTTCCTCATAACAGTGATGTCTGTGGATCGGTACACGGCCATTTGCAAGCCTCTGCATTACCCAACCATCATGAACCTCAAGACTTGCTTCCTCTTGGCCACTGCCTGCTGTGTTTTGGCCTTCCTTCTCATCACTGGTCTGATAGTAAAGGTTTCCCAGTTATCGTTCTGTGGCCCCAATGTCATCCCCCACTTCTTCTGTGATCTTGGTTCCCTGATTCATCTCTCCTGTTCTAATACCAGGTTTGTTGAAATGTTGGCCTTTGTCATTGCTTTGTTTATCATTTTGACATCCCTTATCATAACCATCATTGCATACAGCAACATAGTAGTCACAGTTGTGCGACTCCCATCAGCCAAGGAGCGACAGAAAGCTTTCTCCACCTGCTCCTCTCACTTCATAGTCCTCTCCCTGATATACAGCAGCTGTGTCTTTATATACgtgaaaccaaagcaaaccaacaGGCTGGACTCCAACAGGGAGGCTGCCCTTGTGCATACGGTGGTGACCCCGCTGTTGAACCCTGTCATCTACACTCTGCGGAATAAGCAGGTCCACCAGGTTCTGAGAGAGACAATGTGCAGAATGAAAAtatcaagacaaaaataa